The genomic region taatctGTACAAAATGATGGAAATGAGCAGACTTAAATATAAAGCTATGTGCAAATCCTGGTATTAAAACAAatcattacaaaaaaaataattcaggcagaaaaaacatttccaaatcaaTTTTTCACAACATAAGGGTTTTGAAACCACATTAAGTAATAAATATACTTTCAGTGACAGTATATACTGTTTACTGCATATTGACTTGACCTCCAAATGGCTTAGCAGGCTCAGCAgcaaatttaatataaaattaaaataacaaacaaacaagtgtaCAAACAAGAAGTCTCACTTTAACATAAACTGTAGATCTGTGTCTGCTTAGAACAGGCATGTTCTTCAGTCAGAGAACTGAGAGtagattaaacaaaaatggTGCAGTAAAACTACATCCAGAAGTATTTTCAAAAAGTTACTCAAGGTAATGTAACTTGCTAAATATAACTAAGCACTACCCACAACTCTTTAAGGGGTATaagggacacaacaaacatgtgctAGAAGGtgatttggtcagatgagacattTTTTCAGCAGACATGGTTAGAGCTGGTTAGAGCTGATGGGAAGCTAGATGGAGCTGCATATAGGTCAGTACCAGTAGAACACCAGTTAAaagctacaaaagacttgagactgaggcatCAGTTCACCTTCAAACAGGACAACAAGAATAACCATATACAACCAGAGATACAACATAATCATTTTCATGAATTATCCAGTCAAAGTACACACTAAACTCCACTTGACAATCTGTGGCAAGGCTTAAAtattgctgttcacagacatTCTCCATCTGATCTAATTGTGCTctagctgttttgcaaagaatgggcaCAAATGCCAGTCTCCATGTCTGCAACGCTGGTAAAGACATacctaaaagaaaacatgtaattgtaattacagcaaaaggGGATCCTTGAAAGTATGGGGTATGGAAACAAATGCATTGtacatatttcagttttttattgggAAATAAGTTTGAAAATCTTGTCTCCTTTTCACctcataattacaacactttgtgttgatctatcacaaaaaaaccctttgaaatacattgatgtttgtggctgGAATGTTTTAAAACGATTCAAAGagcatgaaaacattttcaagaaGTCTACCAAGCCACCCCAACTGCTACTGCATAATGCTTACAGTAAGGACAGACAGGTTTTTATATGACtttaaatgacagaaaatataaaagaagCAAAAGTGGACAAATCAGCCATTCAAAGATTTGGAAAAAAGATCATTGTTCGGGTTTTCTTTAAGAACTACTCCTGCTCATGCATATTCACTAACATCTGCTCAGTCTCCACCAGCCTTAAGCTGtgatttgtttaataaaagaaaatgtactcAGAACTTTTCCACAAACTTCAGAAAGCTGGGGTTACAGACACCAACGTACGTATAAGTCACACCTGCATCTTCACAGATGTTCCTTTCGTGCCTTCTGAATCTGTCCCATACTTTCTGGAGAAGGATCATGGATTCGTCAGCTATAGGTGGTAACATTCCAACCTCTCCATCTGTCTGTGCAGGACACAGACAGATGGAGAGGTTGGAATGTAGCTATAGATCCCCACTGGTGGTCATCTAAAGCTGCTAAAAAATCGTCATCTTTACAGTCTTAAACTACATGTACAGATATATTGAGTACTTTTATGTATTGGTAATAAACCTCTGACTATTTGGCATGTGTCTGTTGACAGAATAGCTTTTGACCAAAACTAACATGTATTGCAACTGAAATGGTATGTTGATTGTTAACTCTTCTTTAGAAGAGGATGGGGGCATCAACCTCTCCAAACAACAAATGCATGGCCTTCTCTCAAAATACACAGGAGTAATGCCAGGAGGTTGCTTATAAAAGCTTCAGAGACCAAAGCACtgaaacaccaaaacaaatgtAGCAGTATGTCAGAATTATGGTTTGAGTGCTTGTTACATAATTGCTccacattttaatgtatttagcaGATGTCACCTTTTAAATGCAGTGAATAATGcagaaattcattttaaaaagtagcAACAAGGATTTTTTCCTTCAATTTCACATCGCTGGGAGGCCACTTAAAGCAGTTCAGATATACtataaaaatcacataaaaGCTTCTACCAGATAACACACCTATTACTTACATAATATAACTGTATGTGCTTCTGACCACCTATGTACCCCTGTGCGtgttagacacacacacagagagagagagtgagttAGAGAGATGACTTCTATTTAAAAGCCAGTGAATTTCCAGTAGTAGCTCATGCATTGTCTGGAAAATGACTTGCCATGATAGCTTTGGATTTTCTCACATATTTATCATCTTAGATGAGTTTTAAGGCGGGGGTTTGTTCCCTTGTGGCGTTTAATCAGCACCAAGGACAGCACCATATTCCGGAGGAGGTGCTGCGCCAGGGCGTctttttattattgagagctTATAAAATCTCAGGCCATCAACACAACCTGATCCTGATGATAAGCTCAACAGTCTGACGAGAAACTcgtatttgtatttattatctATTCGTGATTTCATCATTTTAAAGTTTAGAAGAAGACAGCATGGAGTGTGGGGCATGAAGCTCGAGTCgaggattttattgttttcaagcCACCAATGAGTTGGATCAGAAAATGACTTTGCCGAAGATCCTCgggaataaaaagtaaaatgtctGGGGAATTAACCGACAACAACGATGAAGGCGCAGTCGGGACTCCCCGCTCTGCTTCCGTCAACTTCAGCTGCGCTTTCAATACTTCAAACTGCTCGCACGCTGACTTCCACATGTCGGACTTAACTAAAACCGATTTCGTCGGAGATGGTGCCGCTTTTGTGAGGATTACCATCTCTGTGATATACTCTCTGGTTTGTGCCCTTGGTCTGGTTGGGAACCTGCTGGTTTTGTACCTCATGAAGTCCAAACAGGTGTGGAAGAAATCCTCCATCAACCTGTTCGTGACAAGTTTGGCTGTGACTGACTTCCAGTTCGTCCTGACTTTGCCCTTCTGGGCTGTGGAGAACGCACTGGACTTCACCTGGCCCTTCGGCAAAGCCATGTGTAAGATAGTTTCCTACGTAACGGCCATGAACATGTACGCCAGCGTGTTTTTCCTCACGGCCATGAGCGTGGCGAGGTACTGTTCTCTCGCCTCGGCACTGAAAGGCAGGCGGCGGCGCACGCACTGCTGCTCGGCGCGGTGCGTCTCCATCTTCATCTGGTTCGTCGCCGTCTCCGCCGCTCTGCCGCACGCGGTTTTCTCCACCACCGCCACCGTCTCCAACGAGGACCTGTGCCTGGTAAAATTCCCAGAGACAAACGGGTCAGCGCAGTTTTGGCTGGGACTCTATCACTCGCAGAAAGTACTATTGGGCTTTCTGGTACCTCTGGGAGTCATCTCGGCTTGTTACCTTCTGCTTTTGCGCTTCATCACGTCCAAAAATATCAACACCTCTAGCGCGAAACGACGCGCCAAGGTCACGAGGTCGGTCACCATCGTGGTTCTATCCTTCTTCCTCTGCTGGCTGCCCAACCAGGCACTCACAGCCTGGGGCATCCTCATAAAACTCAACGTTGTTCACTTCACTTATGAGTACTACACCATGCAGGTGTACGTGTTCCCCGTGTCGGTATGCCTGGCGCACTCCAACAGCTGCCTGAACCCCATCCTTTACTGTTTGATGCGACGAGAGTTTAGGAAAG from Girardinichthys multiradiatus isolate DD_20200921_A chromosome 8, DD_fGirMul_XY1, whole genome shotgun sequence harbors:
- the rxfp3 gene encoding relaxin-3 receptor 1, translating into MSGELTDNNDEGAVGTPRSASVNFSCAFNTSNCSHADFHMSDLTKTDFVGDGAAFVRITISVIYSLVCALGLVGNLLVLYLMKSKQVWKKSSINLFVTSLAVTDFQFVLTLPFWAVENALDFTWPFGKAMCKIVSYVTAMNMYASVFFLTAMSVARYCSLASALKGRRRRTHCCSARCVSIFIWFVAVSAALPHAVFSTTATVSNEDLCLVKFPETNGSAQFWLGLYHSQKVLLGFLVPLGVISACYLLLLRFITSKNINTSSAKRRAKVTRSVTIVVLSFFLCWLPNQALTAWGILIKLNVVHFTYEYYTMQVYVFPVSVCLAHSNSCLNPILYCLMRREFRKALKNLFWRMTSPTVTTIRPITGTTKPEMDEQGHPLVAGNAPAVPEVVFFPPGAVIYNDRLDLPQNST